The genomic region GATCGCTCGACGTTGGCGTCGAGACCTTGCGGGTTGAACAGGCCGAGGTTGTCGAAGACATAGTCCTGCGGACCGACGGGCGAACTGGCGCCACGTCACACTTGCTGCAGCTGGCTCTCAAGACGAGAGCGCGGCCGATCTCGCTTGAACGTGTTCTTGAGCGCCGCAACTACGCTGACGGCTGCATTCTGCTCCACAATACCAAGAGCGGGAAAGCAGCTATGGCCGAACCTTCGCGGCACTTCATGACCGAGCAAGGCGAGCTGATCAGGCGAGTTATCCTTCACCGTCCCCTGCGGCGGGAGTACCACCACTTCGATGACCTTGCGGAATCGGCTTGGGAAGAAGCTCCGAGCCAAACCTTCGAAAAGCTGTGGCAAAGCGAGGTTGCGGAGCTTGCCGAACGGCTCACCACAGAGACCGTGTACCTTGCGACCGGACTTCTCCTGCCGATCTGGTCGAGCCTTCCCATCGACTATCTGGAGGTCCGGCGGATCGTGGACGAGGAGGGCAGAAGCTGGCTCGGCCGCATGGTCCACGAACTCGATGTGGCGAAGCTGCTCGAGAAATTCGACATTGCCTCCACCGTTGAACTGAGCCCGGATACGATCATCAGGGCGCTCAGCGAAAGCCGGATCATCCCGATCAAGCAGCCGTTTGAGGCGACCATCAAAGGCTCCCGCGTGGCAGGCGAGCAGCGCTACGAAATCGTCGGTGCACCTGTCGATCAGCTGCCCTGGCTGAAGAGCATCGGCTGCTTCACCGAGATCATTTCCTTCCGGACACGGGTATTCATTCCGAAAGCAACCGCTTCATCGCTGATCAGCGCTCTGCTTCGCGTGTGAGATATGAGTTATACAAGCTGCTACCCCGATGACCAAGGTGTAGCCTCTGAGGTTACACCTCTGTTGACTCTTTGTGTAACTTGTGGGATTACACCTTCATGGAAATCGGAAGCATCCGCCACAAGGCGCTTCGCAGGTTTGCTGAGACCGGGAAGCCAGCAGGGCTGATGGAGGTTGACCGGCTCCGTCGCATGCTGGCGTTCATTGCTTCGGCAGAGAGCCTGGATGAGCTGGCGGTGCCACCGAATTTCGGGTTTCATCCCCTCACTGGCGACAGGGAGGGATACTTTGCCATGACGGTAACCCGAAACTGGCGGCTGACATTCACAATGATCGACGAACTCACCGTCGCTGATCTCGATCTGGAGGACTATCACTGATGGCTATCAAGCTCCATGACAGCTTCGCGATCCATCCGGGCCCTTGGTTGCTCGAAGAGATCGTGAAGCCTTACAACATGAATGTGTCGAGCACCGCAGATCATCTCAAGGTTACTCGGCCTGCGTTGAGCCGCTTGCTGAATGGCAGGGCTGCGCTGACCCCGGAGATGGCGATCCGATTCGAGAAGGCATTTGGTGTTTCTGCCGCCACCATGCTGCGGATGCAGTCCGCCTATGATCTTGCGCAAGCCAAAGGCGGATCGGAGACGATTTCTATCGAGCGCGTGCGCGAGCCTGCATAGCAGGACTCTATTGGGTCGCCGATGACCCAAGTCACGTTGGAACTCCCTCCATCGGATGTCCCGCCTGACTGACAATGCGCGTACTGGCCAAGAGGTTATCGTTTCGGACCGACATGGGCCAATTCTGTCCCGCTAGATCGCAGGGTCCCAATCCTTCGGCCCGGTCAAAGGCAAAGTCACCTTTGTTTCCCGTTCTTTCTACCTGGCCAATCAAGGCCATGGAGAAAGATGATGACCTATTCTCACTTCGACCCCGCCATGCAGAACCGCGTTGTGTGGAATGCCGGCAGAACCGTCGGCACCAAGCGGCCGCTCACCCAAAAGCAGATTTGGGCGATCCGGTTCTTCCTTGATCGCGAGGAGCGGCTCCGCGACCGTGCGCTGTTCGACCTGGCGATCGACAGCAAGCTGCGGGGCTGCGATCTGGTGAAGCTCAAGATTGGCGACCTCGTGGCCGGTTCTGAAGTCCGCGACCGCGCGATGATCATCCAGCGGAAGACCGGGCGGCCCGTACAATTTGAAGTTACCGCGGACGCCCGCACGAGCCTGGCAACATGGTTGCTGCGACGGGGCGGCAGCCTCGATGATTTTGTGTTCCCAAGCAGGATCCATTCCGGCCAACCGATGAGCACGCGGCAGTATGCTCGCCTCGTCGATGAATGGGTCACCGCGGTCGGGTTGCGGCGTGAATACTACGGCACTCATTCCATGCGGCGCACCAAAGCAGCCATGATCTACCGGACAACCGGAAATCTGCGGGCGGTCCAAATTTTGCTTGGCCATTCCAAGATCGAGAACACGGTCCGATATCTTGGGGTCGACGTTGAGGATGCTCTTGTCCTGGCGGAGCGCATCGAGATCTGA from Sphingopyxis sp. FD7 harbors:
- a CDS encoding type II toxin-antitoxin system RelE/ParE family toxin, yielding MEIGSIRHKALRRFAETGKPAGLMEVDRLRRMLAFIASAESLDELAVPPNFGFHPLTGDREGYFAMTVTRNWRLTFTMIDELTVADLDLEDYH
- a CDS encoding HigA family addiction module antitoxin, whose protein sequence is MAIKLHDSFAIHPGPWLLEEIVKPYNMNVSSTADHLKVTRPALSRLLNGRAALTPEMAIRFEKAFGVSAATMLRMQSAYDLAQAKGGSETISIERVREPA
- a CDS encoding tyrosine-type recombinase/integrase: MTYSHFDPAMQNRVVWNAGRTVGTKRPLTQKQIWAIRFFLDREERLRDRALFDLAIDSKLRGCDLVKLKIGDLVAGSEVRDRAMIIQRKTGRPVQFEVTADARTSLATWLLRRGGSLDDFVFPSRIHSGQPMSTRQYARLVDEWVTAVGLRREYYGTHSMRRTKAAMIYRTTGNLRAVQILLGHSKIENTVRYLGVDVEDALVLAERIEI